GGGAGCCTATATGGGGCAGGTCTGGGGCTGGTTCTTCTGGGGCCCCAGAACCAACCCAGGCCCAAGCACAAGGAGTCACTAAAAGTTTGCTGAGTGAATGGAACATCACACCCTCGAGAGCTCCTATTGATCCCTCAAAACCCACCTCAAATGCCCCTTCCCAGAAGCTCTCACTTCCCTCTCCCatcttccctcacttccttcattgGTGACTCCAAAGCATGTAGCATACTCCTCAATGACAGTACATGTCACACTATATTTTTGTGAGCAGCTTAACGTGGCTTCCCCAACTCTCCATGGCTGACTGGGACCTTCTGGAGAGCTAGGCCCAGgcctgtctctctctgtgcccACAGGGCCTGGTCCAGAGAAAcgtctcaataaataattgttggtGAAATTTTGGGGTCTCTGGGGGACCTCAATCCCTGCCCCCCTGAGCTAAGCTCTAATTCTCTGCATAGTTTGGGGTTGGTGGGGCTTCTGGTACCCCAGCCACAATGTCAAACATGACGGCTGCCCAGGTCCCAGGTATCCTGCCCCGCTGGGCTCAGCGACCCCGCCGCTGCCACTTGGCTGTGAGTTTCTGTAGCAGCTCGTGTGGCCGCTGGCGGAACTTATTCTGGGTGAAGTAGAAGAGGATGGGATCCAGCACGCTGTTGGCACTGGCAAAGGGCCGCGTGACTTTGTAGGCGGCTGCAAAGGCCTCCAGAATGGGGCAGGGGATGCCAGGTGTAGAGCGCACCGCCAGGTAGGCTGTCTTGGTGACATGGAAAGGCAGGAAACTGATGGCGAAGACGGCTGTCACCACCACAGCCATGCGGGCGGCCTTGCCACGCCGCTCCCGGGCCACGGGCTCTGCCGGGCCATCCTGGCGGCACAGACGGTGGGCCAGGCGACAGTAGCAGGCCAGCAGGGAGGCAAAGGGCAGCAGGAAGCCGATGACCGTGAGGGCTATGCCATAGGGCAGGTAGCAGGTGGCCAGGGCGGGAGGGCTCAGGTCGTAGCAGACGGTGCGGTTGCGTTGGATGCCTGTGGCAGCAAAGAGGGCTGTGGGCAAGCACTGGATCATCACAGCCAGCCACACAGCCCCACACACTAGCCAGGCGGCCCGGCGGCCCCCATGCTTGTGCCAGGTGGCCAGAGGGTGGCAGATGCCCAGGTAGCGCTGGAAGCTGATGCACGTGAGGAAGAGGATGCTGCCGTGCAGGTTGGCGTAGAAGAGGAAACGGACGAGGCGGCAGGCGAGGTCACCAAAGGGCCAGTGGTCACTGTGGGCGTAGTTGTAGATGagcaggggcagggagcaggcaTACAGCAGGTCAGCCAGGGCCAGGTTCAGTGTGTACACGGCTGTGCGGGTCAGGGCCCGACGGGACATGCAAATCTGGGCAATGACACAGGCGTTCAGCGGCAGGCCAGCCGCCAGCACCACTGAGTACACAGGTGGCAGCAGCAGTCGCTTGAAGTTCTCTCGGTAGACACAGGTGGTGGGCGGTGAGCCCGGAGCTGGGCTTGTGCCGTTGTTCCACTCCATGGCTGCCTGACCGGGCTTCCTACGTCCAGAGAGGCTGAGGAAGCAACACATAGCCTGTCAGTGACCAGACTCACTGCCCACCTGGTAGGCccctgtcccctctctgcccCTTGATCTTCCCACCTGAACTATTTCTGATACCACTTCAAGGAGGCCCCAGACAGCCCTCACTGCAAGGAAACCTAAAATACAATAAAGCTCAAGCTTGGGAGAAATCAattcactttctttctctaatATTCATTTCCCACTAGCCTTCTTGGTGaacttctattcatccttcaaaaccttAGTCAAATGTCTCCTCTGTAAGTAGAGATTGATGGgctggtttgaatcccaactctgctaCTTCCTGactatgtgactttgggcgaGTGATATaccttctctgaatctcagtttccccatctgaaaatgGGGGAATAATACACCCCCTTAGGATGTCATGAGGTCAGAGGCACTAAATCACGCTGTGCAGAGCTTCCCTCGGGCTCTCTGGAGTTTGGAGATTGTGGTCATGTGGACCTGCCAGTCTGTCCCTCCCCACAGACCAGGAGCCTCATGAGGGGAAGTGGCAGGCCTGGTGCCTCACTGTGTCTGACAACCCGGGGTCCAGGGCAGAGAGGGCCCTGGTAACTGAACGGATCAACAGGAACAAAATGTCCACACACCGTGAGCTGACCAAGGACAGCACCCACCTCCTCAGCCTGGACTCCGCCTTCCAAAGCCATGGTCCTTTTGGCTGCAGTCTTCCTATCTGTCAAATGGGGGAAGGAGGTGATTCAGgagttctctgagcctccttcctcttttcttgagGCTGCAGAGGCTGGTTAGGCAAAGCCACTGAAGCCACAGCGCCCTCTGGTGGCTAGAGTGAAAACAGCCTCCTGGAAGGAAATGGCCGAGGGACCAGGCCTGACAACAGCTGTGAGAGAGAAATACAGACGCAGTGCGGGGCATTGATCGCTCAGTGTTACTCAGTGAGTTAGAGGCAGAGCTAGAACTAGAATCCAGTCGCCTGAAACCTAGTGTAGCCCACAGACATGGAACGTAGAGGTTACAAGCCCAGCTTCAGAGCTAGGCaggcctggttcaaatcctggctccccTTCTTCCATGCTGTTCAAACCAGGGCATGTCACTTGCCTTTTCTGGGCCTGTGTCCTAATCAGTAAAATGCATCATAGGCCTGACAtgcagtaggtgcttaataaatgcaatGCCATGCCATTGCATCCTACACCTTGTCCTTCCACTCATCACTTTGGGCTGAGTTTTGCGGGGAGTCAGCAGCACAAATGCCTTAAAGGATAAATCTGACTTCTTGACGCTCACCTCCAAACTGGCATTTCCACATTCACTGGGGTCCAGAGAGAATTCACAACTTAAAGCCGATGGACCTGTAAGGCAGAGCCTTTGAGATAGCGAGTCAAATGCTCCCCccgtccccattttacagatgcaagaaactgaggcccagaaaaaaTATGAAGTCCTGCAAATGCAATGAGGGAGATAGAGGGTTGAGGCCGCGTATATGGGCTCTGGTCCAGATGCCcagtttcaaatcccagctctgtcacatGTAAGCTGTGTGGCTTAGGCTCGTTACTGCacctccgtgcctcagtttccccacctataaaatggggtaaCATAGTCCCTGCCtaaaggattgttgtgaggatcagtgcccagcacagggcaaGTGTTGGCTGTTCTTAATGTCAATATACCTGCTAAGTAAAGTTATAAGAGTTTAAAAAGTTATAGTAGAGCAAAGCAGAACTCCCCAAACTGATTTCTCCCAACTTAAAATTGGATTTTGATGAAAATGCTTTACCCAGATTCTGGGCAACTGCAAAATGATGGTGTTTGGATTCTCTAGTCTGCctcccagcccccccccccccccgcccccctcatccccacccctGCATCGCCTTTAGTTGTCAAAGGTTCTTTGCGGGGCTTTGGCCCATTGCTGGGAGTGCTGGAGGCCAGCTCACCAGCTAGGCATGATGGGGGCGGGCAGGCCAGAGGAGGACGCAGGGCGGTCCCCCATTGTAGCCAGAAAGCCAAAAGTAGTACAGGCAA
The Equus caballus isolate H_3958 breed thoroughbred chromosome 7, TB-T2T, whole genome shotgun sequence genome window above contains:
- the P2RY6 gene encoding P2Y purinoceptor 6 isoform X3, with amino-acid sequence MEWNNGTSPAPGSPPTTCVYRENFKRLLLPPVYSVVLAAGLPLNACVIAQICMSRRALTRTAVYTLNLALADLLYACSLPLLIYNYAHSDHWPFGDLACRLVRFLFYANLHGSILFLTCISFQRYLGICHPLATWHKHGGRRAAWLVCGAVWLAVMIQCLPTALFAATGIQRNRTVCYDLSPPALATCYLPYGIALTVIGFLLPFASLLACYCRLAHRLCRQDGPAEPVARERRGKAARMAVVVTAVFAISFLPFHVTKTAYLAVRSTPGIPCPILEAFAAAYKVTRPFASANSVLDPILFYFTQNKFRQRPHELLQKLTAKWQRRGR
- the P2RY6 gene encoding P2Y purinoceptor 6 isoform X1, giving the protein MGTGGAFDSLSQRLCLTGPSALSCEFSLDPSECGNASLEIGRLQPKGPWLWKAESRLRSLSGRRKPGQAAMEWNNGTSPAPGSPPTTCVYRENFKRLLLPPVYSVVLAAGLPLNACVIAQICMSRRALTRTAVYTLNLALADLLYACSLPLLIYNYAHSDHWPFGDLACRLVRFLFYANLHGSILFLTCISFQRYLGICHPLATWHKHGGRRAAWLVCGAVWLAVMIQCLPTALFAATGIQRNRTVCYDLSPPALATCYLPYGIALTVIGFLLPFASLLACYCRLAHRLCRQDGPAEPVARERRGKAARMAVVVTAVFAISFLPFHVTKTAYLAVRSTPGIPCPILEAFAAAYKVTRPFASANSVLDPILFYFTQNKFRQRPHELLQKLTAKWQRRGR
- the P2RY6 gene encoding P2Y purinoceptor 6 isoform X2; amino-acid sequence: MLRGGNNVELADSWIGRLQPKGPWLWKAESRLRSLSGRRKPGQAAMEWNNGTSPAPGSPPTTCVYRENFKRLLLPPVYSVVLAAGLPLNACVIAQICMSRRALTRTAVYTLNLALADLLYACSLPLLIYNYAHSDHWPFGDLACRLVRFLFYANLHGSILFLTCISFQRYLGICHPLATWHKHGGRRAAWLVCGAVWLAVMIQCLPTALFAATGIQRNRTVCYDLSPPALATCYLPYGIALTVIGFLLPFASLLACYCRLAHRLCRQDGPAEPVARERRGKAARMAVVVTAVFAISFLPFHVTKTAYLAVRSTPGIPCPILEAFAAAYKVTRPFASANSVLDPILFYFTQNKFRQRPHELLQKLTAKWQRRGR